A window from Citrus sinensis cultivar Valencia sweet orange chromosome 5, DVS_A1.0, whole genome shotgun sequence encodes these proteins:
- the LOC127902196 gene encoding wall-associated receptor kinase-like 22 — translation MDIKLKERFFKQNGGLLLQQMLNSYDDSVIDRCKLFSSKELDKATNHFNVNRILGQGGQGTVYKGMLEDGRIMAVKKFKLAVDDEELLKLEEFINEIHLHDHHRNEEFPLTWEIRLRIATEVAGALSYLHSAASSPIYHRDIKSTNILLDERYRAKVADFGTSKFIAMDQTHVTTKIQGTFGYLEPEYHQSSQLTDKSDVYSFGVVLVELLTGKKPIFSTGNTSQENVSLAAFFVHSMRKNHMYDILDDQVVKLVKKNQIMAFANLAERCLDLNGKKRPTMEEVTMELNGIRGSSKKKKEQCSVKLSRG, via the exons atggaTATCAAACTCAAAGAGAGGTTCTTCAAACAAAACGGGGGTTTACTTTTACAACAAATGTTAAATTCATATGATGACAGCGTTATTGACAGATGCAAATTGTTCAGTTCAAAGGAATTAGATAAGGCAACTAACCATTTTAATGTGAACAGAATACTTGGTCAGGGAGGCCAAGGTACTGTTTACAAGGGAATGCTTGAAGATGGAAGAATCATGGCAgtaaagaaattcaaattagCTGTAGATGATGAAGAATTATTAAAGCTGGAAGAATTCATTAACGAGATT CATCTTCATGATCATCATCGAAATGAAGAGTTTCCGCTAACGTGGGAAATACGTTTGAGGATTGCCACAGAAGTTGCGGGAGCACTTTCTTATCTGCACTCGGCAGCTTCCTCTCCGATTTATCATCGAGACATTAAGTCAACGAATATACTCTTAGACGAAAGATACAGAGCAAAAGTTGCAGACTTTGGGacttcaaaatttattgctaTGGATCAAACTCATGTGACAACAAAAATACAAGGGACATTTGGGTACTTGGAGCCAGAGTACCATCAATCAAGCCAATTGACGGATAAAAGTGATGTCTATAGTTTTGGAGTAGTTCTTGTTGAACTTTTAACAGGAAAGAAGCCAATATTTTCGACAGGTAATACTTCACAAGAAAATGTGAGTTTGGCTGCATTTTTTGTTCATTCTATGAGAAAGAATCATATGTACGATATTCTTGATGATCAAGTGGTGAAGCTGGTAAAGAAAAATCAGATCATGGCATTTGCTAACCTTGCAGAAAGATGCTTAGACTTGAATGGTAAGAAAAGACCTACAATGGAAGAAGTTACAATGGAGCTAAATGGAATTCGAGGatctagtaaaaaaaaaaaagagcaatgTTCAGTAAAATTATCAAGAGGTTGA